Proteins encoded by one window of Cyclobacteriaceae bacterium:
- a CDS encoding SusC/RagA family TonB-linked outer membrane protein encodes MKRLLLLSSMVLFIAAGNVFAQNRTVSGRVTSTEDGSTLPGVNVVLKGTSIGTATDADGRYSISVPASGGILVFSFVGLQTQEIVIGDRSIVDASLVLDATQLSEVVVTTFGEAKRSSFTGSYSQITAENIATRPLSNVITAIAGSTAGVTTTSATGQPGAAPDIRIRGFSSIGAGNSPLYVVDGVPYTASIANLSADDIETLTVLKDAASTALYGSRAANGVVMITTKKGKSKEGGTINLRYTKGFSTRGLQEYDRVGPDEYYPLMWEMLRNNLAFTTTGTGTGQALATAGANASATLGTNVRYNVYDVPFDQLVDANGVMNPNARLLYSLSDLDWEAPIMRRGNRDEINLNFSGGSEKSDFYISLSYLKDLGYQIKSDYERYTARINYNTQINSWLKTGGNLSTTITESRQSAADGGTSFVNPFFFSRGMGPIFPVYAFDPANPGSFLLRDGERFYDYGNMSALGLPNRPQYGGRHAIAETKLNEDFFRRNVLGVRGYTEISFLKDFKFTFNAGADLTNQNDVTYGNPEIGDGAPAGRTTHGFSNISNFNFNELLTYNKSFGSHNISVLLGHENWNRRENFVSVSRSTQSLEGNIELSNFAVLTAGTGSLDRYRVEGYLSRINYDFNEKYFASVSLRRDGSSKFNKDVRWGNFLAISGAWRLDQEDFIRNISVISQLKLRASYGQTGNDSGISFYAWQPLYNLGWNNAGEPGILQGSLGNPNLTWESSDASDIALEFGVLNNRITGTVEYFNRASSDLIFAVPMPLSSGVTTVTKNIGQMVNRGIELTIGAEVLKLGDFSWQLDVNATRLKNEITKMPEETPEIIDGTKKLKEGRSLYDFWLREYMGVRPDNGDALYRAETYNPANSFITEQGDTLTSSISNARFRYAGTSIPKLSGGFTNTFRYKSISLSVVAVYQLGGKIYDGAYASLMGSGGFGSAKHVDIMNRWLPGEPTNVWTLNNSHVPRMDDGRTADYNGASDRWLIDASFLNLRSVTLSYEIPKNWASKAFLNRAQVYISGENLMFLSKRDGMNVQQNYGGTTSNVYSPARSVVFGASLTL; translated from the coding sequence ATGAAGAGACTTTTACTCTTGAGTTCGATGGTGCTGTTCATTGCTGCAGGCAATGTATTCGCACAAAATCGTACAGTCTCCGGTAGGGTGACCTCCACAGAGGATGGATCCACACTACCGGGTGTAAACGTTGTGCTTAAAGGCACATCAATTGGTACAGCAACTGATGCTGATGGAAGGTATTCGATTTCTGTTCCGGCATCAGGTGGTATACTTGTTTTCTCCTTTGTTGGGCTACAAACTCAGGAAATTGTAATCGGTGACAGGAGTATTGTAGATGCTTCTCTTGTTCTTGATGCAACACAACTTAGCGAGGTGGTTGTTACAACCTTTGGAGAGGCAAAAAGATCTTCTTTCACAGGATCGTATTCTCAAATAACTGCTGAGAATATCGCTACTCGTCCTCTTAGTAATGTTATTACTGCTATCGCGGGTTCAACGGCTGGTGTAACAACCACGTCCGCTACAGGTCAGCCTGGAGCTGCCCCTGATATTCGGATTCGTGGTTTCAGTTCAATTGGCGCAGGCAATTCCCCTTTATATGTTGTGGATGGTGTTCCCTATACCGCAAGTATTGCCAACCTGAGTGCCGATGACATTGAGACCTTAACTGTATTAAAAGATGCAGCCTCTACGGCTCTGTATGGTTCGCGAGCAGCAAACGGTGTGGTGATGATAACAACCAAGAAAGGAAAGAGTAAGGAAGGAGGAACAATTAATTTACGTTACACCAAGGGCTTTAGTACCCGTGGTTTACAGGAGTATGATCGTGTTGGCCCTGATGAATATTACCCACTTATGTGGGAAATGTTACGAAACAATTTAGCATTTACAACAACTGGCACTGGAACTGGCCAAGCTTTGGCAACAGCAGGTGCCAACGCCTCGGCAACATTAGGTACAAATGTTAGGTATAATGTTTACGATGTTCCGTTTGACCAGTTGGTGGATGCCAATGGCGTAATGAACCCTAATGCGAGACTTCTATACAGTCTGAGTGATTTGGACTGGGAAGCTCCGATTATGAGACGTGGCAACCGGGATGAAATTAATTTGAATTTCTCCGGTGGTTCTGAAAAGTCTGATTTTTATATATCACTATCTTATCTTAAGGATTTGGGTTACCAAATCAAATCGGATTATGAGCGATACACTGCCCGTATCAATTACAATACTCAAATCAATAGCTGGCTTAAAACCGGTGGAAATTTATCCACTACAATTACCGAGTCAAGACAGTCAGCTGCTGACGGGGGTACTTCATTTGTTAATCCTTTCTTTTTCTCCAGAGGCATGGGCCCCATTTTTCCTGTTTACGCCTTTGACCCGGCAAACCCAGGATCTTTCTTGTTGCGAGACGGTGAAAGATTCTATGATTATGGTAACATGTCTGCATTGGGATTGCCTAACCGTCCGCAGTATGGCGGTCGGCATGCCATTGCCGAAACTAAGTTGAATGAGGATTTCTTTAGAAGGAATGTGTTGGGTGTTCGCGGGTATACTGAAATCTCTTTTTTGAAGGATTTCAAATTTACCTTTAATGCAGGAGCAGATTTAACCAATCAAAATGATGTAACCTACGGAAATCCTGAAATCGGGGATGGTGCTCCAGCTGGTCGTACAACCCATGGTTTCAGCAACATCTCTAACTTCAACTTCAACGAACTGTTGACTTACAACAAATCATTTGGTTCTCATAATATTTCGGTACTTCTTGGCCATGAGAACTGGAACAGACGTGAAAATTTTGTCTCCGTCTCTAGGTCAACTCAGTCGCTTGAAGGAAATATCGAGCTCTCCAACTTTGCCGTGTTAACGGCTGGTACTGGCAGTTTGGACAGGTATAGAGTGGAGGGTTATCTCTCCCGTATAAACTATGATTTCAATGAGAAGTATTTCGCATCAGTTTCTTTAAGGAGAGACGGATCTAGTAAATTTAATAAAGATGTACGCTGGGGTAATTTCTTAGCCATAAGTGGTGCCTGGAGATTGGATCAGGAAGATTTTATTCGAAATATTTCTGTTATCAGTCAGCTAAAACTTAGGGCATCTTATGGTCAAACCGGAAACGACTCTGGGATTAGCTTCTATGCATGGCAACCACTTTATAACTTAGGCTGGAATAACGCGGGTGAGCCTGGAATTTTGCAAGGCAGTTTAGGTAATCCCAATTTAACCTGGGAATCAAGCGATGCTTCAGATATCGCTCTCGAATTTGGTGTACTGAATAACCGGATAACAGGAACAGTTGAATACTTTAACAGGGCTTCTTCTGACCTGATTTTCGCTGTTCCCATGCCCCTTTCATCTGGTGTAACCACAGTTACTAAAAATATTGGTCAGATGGTGAATCGAGGTATTGAATTAACCATAGGCGCTGAAGTATTGAAATTGGGTGATTTCTCGTGGCAATTGGATGTAAACGCAACAAGACTTAAGAATGAGATAACCAAAATGCCTGAAGAAACACCAGAAATAATCGATGGCACTAAAAAGTTGAAAGAGGGCCGTTCACTTTATGATTTTTGGTTAAGAGAATACATGGGAGTAAGACCGGACAATGGAGATGCGCTCTATCGTGCTGAAACCTATAACCCTGCAAATTCATTTATTACGGAGCAGGGAGACACCTTGACATCGTCTATTTCCAATGCCCGTTTTCGTTATGCCGGGACTTCAATCCCTAAGTTATCCGGAGGATTTACGAATACATTCCGGTATAAGAGTATCTCCCTGTCGGTTGTAGCGGTTTACCAGCTTGGTGGAAAAATTTATGATGGGGCTTATGCCAGTCTGATGGGTTCCGGTGGATTTGGCAGCGCCAAGCATGTGGATATTATGAACAGATGGCTTCCAGGTGAACCAACTAATGTGTGGACCTTAAATAATTCGCATGTGCCACGTATGGATGATGGCCGCACAGCTGATTATAATGGAGCTTCGGACAGGTGGCTGATTGATGCCAGCTTTTTGAACCTTCGTTCAGTTACTCTTTCTTATGAAATTCCAAAAAATTGGGCTAGTAAGGCGTTCTTAAACAGAGCACAAGTATATATAAGTGGAGAGAACCTGATGTTCCTTTCGAAAAGGGATGGTATGAATGTGCAGCAGAACTATGGCGGTACGACAAGTAACGTGTATAGCCCTGCCAGGAGTGTTGTTTTTGGAGCTTCTTTAACACTTTAA
- a CDS encoding InlB B-repeat-containing protein, with amino-acid sequence MKKMIKQFLIVAMGLLLLVVSGCSDDDVTREFNVIVKATYVIPTAEQATTTGTVPVDETNYKLGDQVTLLGNTGNLQRTNGLLFAGWSVPGSTAVHQPGSSFTIPMTLPSSTYTVTARWGYTVTYNGNGSDGGTAPVDGNVYVQAATVTVAGVGTLTRTGFIFNGWNTAANGSGTARAAGSTFAMGTAHVTLYAQWVPE; translated from the coding sequence ATGAAGAAAATGATAAAGCAGTTTTTGATTGTGGCTATGGGCTTACTGCTGCTTGTTGTATCGGGATGTTCCGATGATGATGTTACAAGAGAATTTAACGTCATCGTCAAAGCAACTTATGTTATCCCTACAGCTGAGCAAGCGACAACCACGGGTACTGTTCCGGTTGATGAAACCAACTATAAACTGGGCGATCAAGTTACCCTCCTTGGAAATACTGGTAACCTGCAAAGGACTAACGGGCTTTTATTTGCCGGATGGTCAGTACCAGGTTCGACTGCCGTGCATCAACCCGGCAGCAGTTTTACTATTCCAATGACCTTGCCATCTTCTACCTATACAGTTACTGCCAGATGGGGTTACACGGTAACTTATAACGGAAATGGTAGCGATGGAGGAACTGCACCTGTTGATGGTAATGTATATGTACAAGCGGCTACTGTTACGGTTGCTGGTGTAGGCACTTTGACGAGAACCGGTTTTATTTTTAACGGTTGGAATACCGCTGCAAATGGTTCAGGAACTGCACGCGCTGCGGGTTCTACTTTTGCCATGGGTACAGCTCATGTTACCCTATATGCTCAATGGGTGCCGGAATAA
- a CDS encoding RagB/SusD family nutrient uptake outer membrane protein, whose product MKSKISVFLLVAFSFLTLSCGEDYLDTAPTASVDASAAFLTTKNAEAAVNGIIRTFYAQYGTYGSQGYGNHTALLHVWDTMGDDLVLPNTTNTWHLNDARWIGHRTDVNVSTAMPYRYYYRIIGNTNTAIANIDNAAGLQADRDRLKGEVHFLRAYAYFLLVQMYGKRYEAGVNNSQLAVPLVLTPTTEGQPRATVEEVYAQINADLDVAINLLPSTPVNKSHADKEVAKGLKARVALVQQNWALAETLANEARQGVTLMTPAEYQSGFSNITMGEWMWGIDHLEDQTAFFWGFHSYMSCNFNSTAIRLNPRCISSALYNQIPATDVRKTMWAATANDPNTIAPPGGIKPAYMTQKFRLDVAAPATSYMGDVPFMRAAEMYLIEAEAQARQGGAKETAAQNTLFALVSTRDPNYVTSTNTGTALIDEILFHRRIELWGEGFRFFDLKRMNLPLNRNGSNHVSAVIGGLFDVPAGDVRWEYLIPRAELDANKALAGQQNP is encoded by the coding sequence ATGAAAAGTAAAATTTCAGTTTTTCTTCTTGTGGCGTTTTCTTTCCTCACATTATCGTGTGGTGAAGATTATCTGGACACAGCCCCCACGGCAAGTGTTGATGCCAGTGCAGCGTTCTTAACGACTAAAAATGCAGAGGCTGCCGTAAATGGCATTATCCGCACATTTTATGCACAGTATGGCACATATGGTTCGCAGGGATATGGTAATCATACCGCTTTGTTGCATGTATGGGATACTATGGGCGATGATTTGGTACTGCCCAACACTACCAATACATGGCATTTAAATGACGCAAGATGGATTGGTCATAGAACGGATGTGAATGTATCGACAGCAATGCCCTACCGTTACTATTACAGGATAATCGGAAACACCAACACGGCTATTGCCAATATTGATAATGCTGCAGGTTTGCAGGCTGACAGAGACCGGTTAAAGGGCGAGGTTCATTTCTTACGGGCTTACGCTTATTTTCTCTTGGTTCAGATGTATGGTAAGCGGTACGAGGCCGGTGTTAATAATAGTCAACTGGCTGTTCCGCTTGTACTAACACCTACTACCGAAGGGCAACCCAGAGCAACGGTTGAAGAAGTTTATGCGCAAATTAATGCCGATCTTGATGTGGCCATTAACTTGCTGCCTTCAACACCAGTGAATAAATCTCATGCCGATAAAGAAGTGGCTAAAGGTCTTAAGGCAAGAGTTGCCCTTGTTCAGCAAAATTGGGCATTGGCAGAAACCCTGGCCAATGAGGCCCGCCAGGGTGTTACATTAATGACTCCCGCGGAATATCAATCAGGTTTCTCGAACATTACCATGGGAGAATGGATGTGGGGAATTGATCATCTTGAAGATCAAACAGCGTTTTTCTGGGGTTTTCACTCTTATATGTCCTGTAACTTTAATTCAACGGCTATCAGACTTAATCCTAGATGTATAAGTAGTGCATTATATAATCAAATTCCGGCTACTGATGTAAGGAAAACAATGTGGGCAGCAACGGCAAATGACCCTAATACAATTGCTCCTCCAGGCGGCATTAAACCAGCCTATATGACACAAAAATTTAGGCTTGATGTAGCGGCCCCTGCCACCAGCTATATGGGTGACGTTCCTTTTATGAGAGCGGCTGAAATGTATTTGATTGAAGCTGAGGCACAGGCAAGGCAGGGTGGGGCTAAGGAAACTGCTGCACAAAATACGCTGTTTGCTTTAGTGAGTACACGTGATCCTAATTATGTAACCTCTACCAATACAGGAACAGCCTTGATTGATGAAATTTTGTTCCATAGAAGGATAGAATTGTGGGGAGAAGGTTTCCGGTTCTTCGATTTGAAGCGCATGAATCTTCCGCTTAACCGAAACGGATCCAATCACGTATCAGCTGTAATCGGGGGTTTGTTTGATGTACCTGCAGGAGATGTACGTTGGGAGTATCTTATTCCGCGTGCCGAATTGGATGCTAATAAAGCTTTAGCTGGTCAGCAGAACCCTTAA
- a CDS encoding TonB-dependent receptor, translating into MAAVPISAQQANSFSGNFIQTTYVELFKAIEHSTDYRFYFDPSQFDSIKFDFQTDEKSIPQVLDLLFVNTDYYYAIDYFNNIYIVRGIYLQSQLPDDYFNLTADRDSVHVKMQGAIRNELQVAIQSKLNIIGRVTNDFTPGEATITGVIVDTENRNPVVGATVFCVELGIGAVSDPSGRYKITLPKGVRTIQVSSVGFKNSEYKIAVYGDGNFDIILSEDISLLNEVIVESERGMNVKGMQMGFEKLDMKVMKKFSAVMGEVDILKVIQALPGVQTVGEASNGLNVRGGSADQNLILYNNAVVYNPTHLFGFFTAFNPDEIKSAELMKSGIPADLGGRLSSVIEINSRSGNDEKFVGTGGIGPLTGKLTLEGPLIKNKTSLLMGVRSSYSDWLLSKVPNDAISNSSASFYDVNLNVDHKHNRDNSIFYSAYWSNDKFKFNEDSLYRYNNLLTSLSWKHSFNDRLNGLFVLSHSGYNYSVESEANVLSAFRLSYGIRQTDIKGEFSLVSTGGHGLLFGFNSTLYAIQPGMNEPLGDSSLISTDRLQSERAIENVVFIGDSFDLNPRLSVYGGLRYSIFTALGPKNVYQYAGNLPKKEDTIVDTLAIRSGAVATHHGPEYRASLKYQVREDFSIKASYNLMRQYIHMLSNATSISPTDIWKISDTHIQPQRGSQWSIGVYKNFRSGSIATSLEGYYKQSRNILDYKDGADLILNHNIETDVVNASGIAFGAELMIKKLTGRLNGWISYTYSRSYLRTSSEFATETVNNGNYYPSNYDKPHSANFVGNFKFSHRLSLSMNTTYSTGRPITLPLAKYQLDDAIRLFYSERNQHRVPDYFRIDLSVNLEGNHKIRKLAHSSWTFGIYNLTGRNNVYSVYFRSEGNSISGYKMSIFGSPIPSITYNFRF; encoded by the coding sequence ATGGCAGCTGTTCCTATAAGCGCTCAACAGGCTAATTCATTTAGCGGAAATTTTATACAGACTACATATGTAGAGCTTTTTAAAGCAATTGAGCACAGCACTGACTACCGTTTTTATTTTGACCCTTCCCAGTTTGATAGTATAAAGTTCGATTTTCAGACTGATGAGAAGTCAATTCCGCAGGTGCTTGACTTGTTGTTTGTAAATACTGATTACTATTATGCTATTGACTATTTTAATAATATTTATATTGTTAGGGGAATATATCTTCAAAGCCAGTTACCTGACGACTACTTTAATCTCACGGCTGATCGTGATTCGGTTCATGTAAAGATGCAAGGTGCTATTAGAAATGAACTGCAAGTTGCTATTCAGAGTAAGCTTAATATTATCGGAAGAGTTACAAATGATTTTACCCCTGGAGAAGCTACAATTACTGGTGTAATCGTGGATACGGAAAATCGAAATCCAGTAGTTGGAGCTACTGTATTTTGCGTTGAACTTGGGATTGGAGCAGTCAGTGATCCATCCGGAAGGTACAAAATAACCCTTCCCAAAGGGGTTCGGACCATACAAGTTAGTTCAGTTGGCTTTAAGAATTCCGAGTATAAGATTGCTGTGTATGGTGATGGTAATTTCGACATAATTTTAAGTGAGGATATTAGTCTGCTAAACGAAGTCATTGTTGAGTCGGAGAGGGGGATGAACGTGAAGGGGATGCAAATGGGTTTTGAGAAACTCGACATGAAGGTGATGAAAAAATTCTCTGCTGTTATGGGGGAGGTTGATATTTTGAAGGTGATCCAAGCACTTCCAGGAGTCCAAACTGTTGGAGAAGCTTCAAATGGACTTAATGTACGAGGTGGCTCTGCTGATCAAAATCTAATTCTTTACAATAATGCTGTTGTGTACAATCCTACGCATCTCTTCGGTTTTTTTACGGCATTTAATCCGGACGAGATAAAGAGTGCTGAATTGATGAAGAGTGGAATCCCAGCTGATTTAGGGGGGAGGTTGTCTTCAGTTATTGAGATTAATTCACGAAGTGGTAATGATGAGAAGTTTGTTGGTACGGGGGGAATAGGTCCATTAACCGGGAAATTAACCTTGGAAGGTCCATTGATAAAAAATAAGACGTCATTACTTATGGGAGTACGTTCGTCTTATTCAGATTGGCTTTTGAGTAAAGTTCCAAATGATGCGATCAGTAATAGTAGTGCTTCTTTTTACGATGTAAATCTTAATGTTGATCATAAGCACAATAGGGACAATAGTATTTTTTATTCAGCTTATTGGAGTAATGATAAGTTCAAATTTAATGAGGACTCGCTTTATCGATACAATAATCTTTTAACGTCATTAAGTTGGAAGCATTCATTTAATGACAGACTAAATGGTTTGTTTGTGCTGTCACATAGCGGATACAATTACTCTGTGGAGAGTGAAGCAAATGTGCTGAGTGCTTTTAGGTTGTCTTATGGTATAAGGCAAACAGATATAAAGGGTGAGTTTAGTTTGGTCTCCACAGGAGGTCATGGCTTATTGTTTGGTTTTAACTCTACATTGTATGCAATTCAGCCAGGAATGAATGAGCCATTAGGTGATTCGTCTCTGATTTCTACAGATAGACTTCAGAGCGAGCGGGCGATTGAGAATGTTGTTTTTATTGGAGATAGTTTTGATCTTAATCCAAGACTCTCAGTTTATGGAGGGTTGAGATACTCAATTTTTACAGCGTTAGGACCTAAGAATGTATATCAGTATGCGGGTAATCTTCCTAAAAAGGAAGACACTATTGTAGACACTCTTGCCATCCGGTCGGGGGCTGTGGCAACTCATCACGGCCCAGAGTATAGGGCGTCTTTGAAGTACCAGGTAAGAGAAGATTTCTCTATTAAAGCGAGCTATAATTTAATGAGACAATACATACATATGTTGTCAAACGCTACCTCGATTTCGCCTACTGATATTTGGAAGATTAGCGATACCCATATTCAACCTCAGCGTGGTTCTCAGTGGTCGATTGGTGTTTACAAAAATTTTCGATCAGGAAGTATTGCAACTTCTTTGGAGGGCTACTATAAGCAGTCTAGGAACATTTTGGATTATAAGGATGGGGCTGATCTCATTTTAAATCATAACATTGAAACTGATGTAGTGAATGCAAGTGGTATAGCGTTTGGGGCTGAATTAATGATTAAAAAATTGACAGGAAGGCTTAATGGTTGGATTAGTTATACCTACTCCCGTTCATACCTGCGAACATCCAGCGAGTTCGCAACCGAAACAGTTAACAATGGGAATTACTATCCAAGTAATTATGATAAGCCTCATTCTGCAAATTTTGTTGGTAATTTTAAATTCAGCCATCGCCTTAGCCTCTCGATGAATACCACTTACTCTACAGGGAGACCCATAACATTGCCACTTGCCAAATATCAGTTGGATGATGCTATTCGCCTTTTTTACTCAGAAAGAAATCAACACAGAGTCCCTGACTATTTTAGAATTGATCTATCTGTTAATTTAGAGGGTAATCATAAAATAAGAAAACTAGCGCATAGCTCCTGGACTTTCGGGATTTATAATTTGACTGGTAGAAATAATGTGTATTCAGTTTATTTCAGATCAGAGGGCAATTCGATAAGTGGCTATAAAATGTCCATATTCGGATCGCCCATTCCATCGATAACATATAATTTTCGATTTTAA
- a CDS encoding SusC/RagA family TonB-linked outer membrane protein gives MRKLLLATACVFLLSHALLAQERTVSGRVTSTEDGSPLPGVNVIVKGTSIGTSTDADGRYSLSVSSPGGALVFSFIGLQTQEIQIGDRSVVDISLALDVTQLNEIIVSGVAGATDKRKMTVSVTKVSEAQINAVPALSIASALTGKVAGLRTSSVGGAPGQQVDLLLRGDNVLNVSAAPLILLDGIIMNGSLADLNVDDVESMEVIKGAAASALYGSRAGNGVIAITTKRGKSGSMGRPQITIRNEVGFQSLQNYLETAKSHMYRLAPDWEQFKGQFTKYDGVTFPAGYTGGYNPAISGSRSIDDDGYMDNPYGVYRFDPAKVFQTGGSLTNYIGIGNRSEKNNIFLSFENNVQEGVVQYRDGYRRQNFRFNIDQELTPWLRISASNLFINRQVEQPAGIFYNVARMEHDVDLFAPNPDGQPYNLRVNHFNGEVVNPLYGLYKQKDNRHSRRWMGNYTANVEFASWANLDVTQTFEIENYRRELINPKDTWTTQGVYSGGGMTHESSETSTQNTQVTLNLNRQFGDLIVRSKLSYLYEDRHFESTSVSASVFRVTGIEAFNNFASINNAGSSKTNEIAQNYFAILGLDYKDKYLFDGMFRYDGSSLFGPDARWNPYYRLSAGYRISQDFSIPGIDELKIRAAYGTAGIRPDFSWQYQIFNLSQGNATKAQDGNRLLKPSQTAETELGLNVDFLQKFNFEAVYAQSVTTDQFLNVSLIPFLNGGYSNRWQNAGSIESKTLEMTLGANWMRTNNFSWSSNVVFSRVRQKITELPIPAYWLNPVSGDVTAFRVAAGETYGAIYGHRMVRTLAEMANQLPEGDVIGDYVVNSEGYVIAAGTEGTVNERPILYQENGEVWLGKIGDGNAKFIMGIANTLTYKGLSFYMLLDWKNGGDVYNSNDQRLAFNNISKRQDMTNVPDDQKKAASYWSVGMYDANFANAYWVEDASYLKLREVAIGYTIPAKVLSGFLNGTIKGVTIKAVGRNLYTFTGYSGYDPEVGTVRQPIDGIGANPIYRTIAFSLGFNL, from the coding sequence ATGAGAAAACTTCTACTTGCTACGGCATGTGTTTTCTTGTTGAGCCATGCACTTTTGGCTCAAGAACGCACAGTGTCTGGTCGGGTTACGTCAACTGAGGATGGCTCTCCGCTTCCTGGAGTGAACGTAATCGTAAAAGGAACCTCTATTGGAACATCAACAGATGCCGATGGAAGGTACTCCCTTTCAGTTTCATCCCCGGGTGGGGCATTAGTATTTTCGTTTATCGGTCTTCAAACTCAAGAGATTCAAATAGGAGATCGATCAGTCGTAGACATTTCATTGGCCTTGGATGTTACCCAGTTAAATGAAATCATTGTTTCTGGTGTTGCAGGGGCTACTGATAAGCGAAAAATGACTGTTTCTGTTACAAAAGTTAGTGAAGCGCAAATTAATGCAGTACCAGCCCTTTCAATTGCTTCAGCATTGACAGGTAAGGTAGCGGGTTTGCGAACATCTTCAGTAGGCGGAGCTCCTGGACAGCAGGTGGATTTACTGTTGAGAGGGGACAACGTATTAAATGTTAGTGCAGCCCCTCTTATCTTACTGGATGGAATCATTATGAATGGTAGCTTAGCTGACCTCAACGTTGATGATGTTGAGTCAATGGAAGTTATTAAAGGCGCTGCTGCATCTGCATTGTACGGATCTCGTGCTGGTAATGGTGTTATAGCAATTACCACTAAAAGAGGAAAGAGTGGGTCCATGGGACGCCCCCAGATCACTATCAGAAATGAAGTTGGTTTCCAAAGCTTACAGAATTATCTGGAGACAGCAAAATCTCATATGTATAGATTGGCACCTGATTGGGAACAGTTTAAAGGTCAGTTTACAAAATACGATGGTGTGACTTTTCCTGCCGGTTATACTGGAGGATACAATCCTGCTATTTCAGGTTCCAGATCTATAGATGATGATGGCTATATGGATAATCCTTATGGTGTTTACCGATTTGATCCGGCTAAGGTATTTCAAACCGGAGGATCACTCACCAATTATATCGGTATTGGTAACAGGTCTGAAAAAAATAACATCTTCTTGTCTTTTGAGAACAACGTGCAGGAAGGTGTAGTGCAATATCGTGATGGATATAGAAGACAGAATTTTCGTTTCAATATTGATCAAGAATTAACACCTTGGTTAAGAATAAGTGCCTCCAACCTGTTTATTAACAGACAGGTAGAGCAACCCGCAGGAATATTTTACAATGTGGCTCGGATGGAGCATGATGTGGATTTATTCGCTCCAAATCCTGATGGCCAACCCTATAACTTAAGAGTTAATCACTTTAATGGCGAAGTTGTTAACCCGTTGTATGGCTTATATAAACAGAAGGATAACAGACATTCGCGTAGGTGGATGGGTAATTATACAGCCAATGTCGAATTTGCAAGTTGGGCAAACCTTGATGTTACCCAGACATTTGAAATTGAAAATTATAGAAGAGAGCTAATCAATCCTAAGGACACATGGACAACCCAAGGAGTTTATAGTGGTGGCGGTATGACCCACGAGAGCAGTGAAACGAGCACTCAAAACACGCAAGTCACCCTTAATCTGAATAGACAGTTTGGCGACCTGATCGTTAGATCCAAGTTGTCTTACTTGTATGAGGATCGTCACTTTGAATCAACTTCTGTGAGCGCTTCTGTTTTCAGAGTAACCGGTATAGAAGCATTCAATAACTTTGCTTCTATCAACAATGCTGGATCAAGTAAAACAAACGAAATAGCTCAAAATTATTTCGCCATTCTGGGGTTAGATTATAAAGACAAGTACCTGTTTGACGGGATGTTCCGTTATGATGGATCTTCACTTTTCGGTCCTGATGCCCGTTGGAACCCTTATTACAGATTGTCAGCAGGTTATAGAATCTCTCAAGATTTCAGCATTCCAGGTATTGATGAATTGAAAATCAGAGCAGCTTACGGTACTGCTGGTATTCGCCCTGACTTCTCATGGCAGTATCAGATATTCAACCTGTCGCAGGGTAATGCAACCAAAGCTCAAGATGGAAATAGGTTGCTGAAACCTTCCCAAACGGCAGAAACTGAATTGGGCTTGAATGTCGATTTCTTGCAGAAATTTAATTTCGAAGCAGTTTATGCGCAATCTGTTACTACGGATCAATTCCTAAATGTTTCTCTTATTCCATTTTTGAATGGAGGTTACAGCAATAGATGGCAAAATGCCGGTTCAATCGAATCCAAAACGTTGGAGATGACATTGGGTGCCAATTGGATGAGGACTAATAACTTTTCATGGAGTTCCAATGTTGTATTCTCGAGAGTTCGTCAGAAGATCACTGAGTTGCCAATTCCTGCATATTGGTTAAATCCGGTTAGTGGTGATGTTACGGCCTTCCGTGTTGCTGCTGGGGAAACTTATGGTGCGATTTATGGCCACAGAATGGTAAGAACGCTGGCGGAAATGGCTAATCAGCTTCCTGAAGGAGATGTAATTGGCGACTATGTAGTGAATAGTGAGGGATATGTGATAGCTGCCGGTACGGAAGGTACGGTTAATGAAAGGCCAATCCTTTATCAGGAAAACGGAGAGGTTTGGTTAGGCAAAATCGGTGATGGAAATGCAAAATTTATTATGGGTATTGCTAACACGCTTACTTATAAGGGACTCTCGTTCTATATGTTGCTGGATTGGAAGAATGGTGGTGACGTTTATAACAGTAACGATCAACGTTTGGCATTTAACAACATTAGTAAGAGACAGGATATGACAAATGTTCCGGACGACCAAAAGAAAGCTGCATCTTACTGGAGTGTAGGTATGTATGATGCAAATTTTGCTAACGCTTATTGGGTAGAAGATGCAAGCTACCTGAAATTAAGAGAAGTGGCGATTGGCTATACTATACCAGCCAAAGTGCTTAGCGGATTTTTGAATGGCACAATAAAGGGTGTTACAATAAAGGCGGTTGGTAGAAATCTGTACACATTTACAGGATATTCTGGTTATGATCCAGAAGTGGGCACAGTGAGACAGCCAATAGACGGTATTGGTGCAAATCCGATATATCGAACTATTGCGTTCTCTCTTGGATTTAATTTGTAG